The Campylobacter concisus DNA window AATTTTTATTAAAAGGATAAAAAATGAAAAAGAGTTTAGCTCTACTAGCTATTTTAGGTGCATTTAGTGTAGTAAGTGCTCATGATTTTTGGTTATTTGGTGAAAACGGTGAAAAAGCTAGCGTAAATATAGGTTTCGGGCATGATTTTCCGAAATCAGAACCAATAGATGCTGAGCGCGTAAATAACTTTGAAGCGCCCGTGATCCTTGGTAAAGAGGGCAAAATCACGTTAAAACAAAGCGGAGAGAACTATCACTATGAGGGCGCTAAGCTAAAAGACGGTACGTACGCGATTACCGGCGAATACAAGCCTACGTTTTGGACGGAAGATGCTGATGGCAAATGGCACATGGGCGGTACTAAAGAAACAATAAAAAATGCTAAATTTTGCCGCCGCGCTACAATGAGTGCAAAAAGCGTCATAAATGTCGGCACAGAAGACGACTTTATAACCAAATCAACTGGACAACGCCTAGAAATCGTACCTCTAACAAATCCGGCCAAATTTAAAGTCGGCGAGCCGTTTAAGGTTAAAGTATTATTTGAGGGCAAGCCGCTAAAGGTCGCGACGATTGACGGCACCTTTGACGGATTTTTGAAAGATAAAAGTGCGTTTCATGCAACAACCGATCTAAAAGGAGAAACCGAGGTTTTAGCGCTTAGGCCTGGAAAATGGGTACTAAAAGTAGTACATAAATTCCCTTATGCAGACGCTAAAAAATGCGACGAAGAGACAGCTATAGCCTCTTTTGCTTTTGAGATAAAATAAGTTTTATTAAATTTGACCGCTTTAGCAAAATAGAGGCGGTCAAATTTATATATTTAAGGAAAAGCGTATGAATCTTAGCTCTGCACAGGCTGGAATTTTATATAAGATAAAAGAGCTCAAAGCCGAAGGCAAACTACTTCAAAAGCTGCTTGATATGGGCTTTATAAACGGAGCCGTCGTTGAGGCGGTAAGACTCGCTCCGCTTCTTGATCCCATAGAGCTTAAAATTCAAGGCTGTCTTATTTCGCTTAGAAAAAGCGAAGCGGCGTTAGTGGAGGTTGAAATTTGCAAATAAAAGTAGCTCTTGCGGGGCAGCCAAACTGCGGCAAATCCACCGTATTTAATATGATAAGCGGCATACGTCAGCATATCGCAAACTACCCAGGCGTTACCGTCGATAAAAAATCGGGATTTTTTAGCATCGCAGACGTGGACGTCGAGATGGTCGATCTACCTGGTACTTATTCGTTTAGTTCGTATTCGCTTGAAGAAAAAGTCGCGAAAGAATTTATCGTAAAAGAAAAACCTGACGTCATTTTAAATATCATCGACGCTTCAAATTTAAAGCGAAATTTATACCTAACTTTTCAGCTGCTTGAAATCGGCATCCCGGTCGTCATAGTCTTAAATATGCTAGACGTAGCCAAAAGACGCGGCATAATCATAGATGCCGGCAAAATAGCTAAAATTTTAAAATGTCCCGTAATCTACGCTAGCGCGTCAAAGGGTGAGGGCAAGGCTGAAATTTTAGACGTTTTAAGAAATGCTAAAAATCTAAAACAAAACTATGAAGAATTTAAGGTAAATTACGAAGAGTTGGAGCCTTTTGTTTTAGAGCTACAAAATAGCGTATCTTTAGATAAAGGCGTGAGTACGAGATGGCTTTGCGTAAAAGCCCTTGAAAATGATGCTGCAGCTTTAAATTTGCTAAAAAACTCTAACACTGAGATAAAAAATTTAACGGCGGAGCAAAGGACTAAATTTAGCAAAAAAACGGGCAAAAGCATCGAGGGCTATTTGGCTGCGCTTAGATACGAAAACGCGAGCATAGTCTTTAGCGAGTGCGTAAAAGAGACCAAGAAAAATCAAGCCACGTTAACGGACAAGATAGATAAAATAATCCTAAATCGTTGGCTTAGTTTTCCGATCCTTTTTACCATTATTTTTGCGATTTACGAGAGTAGTATAGTTTTTGGTTATAAGCTCACGAACTACACTTGGCCACTGCTTGCGGCTATTAAAAACTTTGTGGTAGATATTACGCCTGCGGCAGATATCGCTAAAGTGCCGCTCATTACCGATGCGGCTATATGGTTGGTAAATTCTGCCGTCGCGCTTTTAAACTACTTACCGATATTTTTTATACTTTTTGCAATGATCGCGATTCTAGAGGATGTCGGATATATGCCAAGGATGGCGTTTGTCTTAGATAAAATTTTTAAAAAATTCGGTCTACACGGACAAAGCACCTTGCCGCTGGTACTTGGCGGGGCATTTGTAGGAGGCTGTGCGGTGCCGGGCGTCATGTCTACCAAGGGTATCGCCGACGATAGGGCGAGAATGGCGACTATTCTCACTGTTCCTTTGATGAACTGCCTAGCCAAGGTGCCTTTTTACACGCTGCTTTTGGGTGCGTTTTATACGACTACGATCGTGGCGGTAGACGGGAGCAAAAGCATAGATGCTTCGCAAATGAGCGTGATGATGTTTTATATCTCGACCGTTACGATGTTATCGGCGCTTTTGATAGCTAAATTTTTAACTTCGACGATTTTAAAGACGAGGGAAACCGCGCCCTTCGTGATGGAGCTACCGCCTTATCACCTGCCGACGTTTAAGGGTGTCGTGATAAGAGCGTGCGAGCGTGTGTGGCTGTATATCAAAAAGGTTTGTACGATAGTCATCGCCGTAGCCGTGATACTCTTTGCGCTTTTACAGTTTCCGGGACTTTCAAGCGAAAAACAGGAACATTATGTAAGCGAGGAAGCCAAAGCTTTGGCAAATTTCGACATGGCCGCGAAAAAATCAAGCTACTATGCGAGCGTAGATAGCAGAGAAAAGGTCGCGCGGCTGCTAAATTTTTACGACGGATACAAAGCTAAAAAGATGGGCGGAGGCAAGGGCGTAGACGAAAAATATGAGGCCGAGAACCCAGAGTTTTACAAATTTATAATGCCAAAAACCGATCAAGACGCAAAAGCGATAAATTCAGCACTTAGAAAGCTATCGACGCAAAGAAAGACGATCCTAAGAGAGCAAAAAAACGACAAGATAGAAAGCTCGCTTCTTGGTATGGCTGGGCGCGCGCTTGAGCCCGTGTCTAAATTTGCAGGGTTTGACTGGAGGATAAACGTAGCATTTTTAAGCTCGTTTGCCGCCAGGGAGTCCGCAGTGGCGACGCTTGGTAGTATATATGAAAGCGGTAAAGCCACCGAAGCAAGTAGTGGCGAAG harbors:
- the feoB gene encoding ferrous iron transport protein B, which produces MQIKVALAGQPNCGKSTVFNMISGIRQHIANYPGVTVDKKSGFFSIADVDVEMVDLPGTYSFSSYSLEEKVAKEFIVKEKPDVILNIIDASNLKRNLYLTFQLLEIGIPVVIVLNMLDVAKRRGIIIDAGKIAKILKCPVIYASASKGEGKAEILDVLRNAKNLKQNYEEFKVNYEELEPFVLELQNSVSLDKGVSTRWLCVKALENDAAALNLLKNSNTEIKNLTAEQRTKFSKKTGKSIEGYLAALRYENASIVFSECVKETKKNQATLTDKIDKIILNRWLSFPILFTIIFAIYESSIVFGYKLTNYTWPLLAAIKNFVVDITPAADIAKVPLITDAAIWLVNSAVALLNYLPIFFILFAMIAILEDVGYMPRMAFVLDKIFKKFGLHGQSTLPLVLGGAFVGGCAVPGVMSTKGIADDRARMATILTVPLMNCLAKVPFYTLLLGAFYTTTIVAVDGSKSIDASQMSVMMFYISTVTMLSALLIAKFLTSTILKTRETAPFVMELPPYHLPTFKGVVIRACERVWLYIKKVCTIVIAVAVILFALLQFPGLSSEKQEHYVSEEAKALANFDMAAKKSSYYASVDSREKVARLLNFYDGYKAKKMGGGKGVDEKYEAENPEFYKFIMPKTDQDAKAINSALRKLSTQRKTILREQKNDKIESSLLGMAGRALEPVSKFAGFDWRINVAFLSSFAARESAVATLGSIYESGKATEASSGEEMRPEEAMRQSSGYTPLHAASIIVFMLLTPPCIATMIVVKMQTNSYAWMAFGIFFPFTLALVVSSLFFTLANRFGIGGLTAMGIYYFILLFFVIVLGFMPQKRQNWSGGVKK
- a CDS encoding FeoA family protein; translation: MNLSSAQAGILYKIKELKAEGKLLQKLLDMGFINGAVVEAVRLAPLLDPIELKIQGCLISLRKSEAALVEVEICK
- a CDS encoding DUF4198 domain-containing protein codes for the protein MKKSLALLAILGAFSVVSAHDFWLFGENGEKASVNIGFGHDFPKSEPIDAERVNNFEAPVILGKEGKITLKQSGENYHYEGAKLKDGTYAITGEYKPTFWTEDADGKWHMGGTKETIKNAKFCRRATMSAKSVINVGTEDDFITKSTGQRLEIVPLTNPAKFKVGEPFKVKVLFEGKPLKVATIDGTFDGFLKDKSAFHATTDLKGETEVLALRPGKWVLKVVHKFPYADAKKCDEETAIASFAFEIK